One genomic region from Cardiobacteriaceae bacterium TAE3-ERU3 encodes:
- a CDS encoding DUF697 domain-containing protein produces MIWNKGRKNSSASPSQENKATTHLDQARDSLTALLNDKRLPNEAKARLNEDYRQLQRLLDKIEQGHVYVAAFGRVSVGKSALLNALAGREVFATSVLHGETKHSAQTLWQEYDSGGVYLLDTPGIDEVDGVERAEIARHVAQQADVIVFVVDGDMTNIEYQALFELNTPSQPMLLVLNKADRIGEAETERLLEHLRRRVDGLIPANLVLPASAEPDAVLELVEQEDGSLKEVRVRPEPDVDVVRAALWKLLEADGKSYAALNASVFADNLSAKVGREIIAAKQAVAERIIRQYALGKALGVAVNPIPLVDLLAIAADASMVVHLSKIYGIPMTRHEAGELIRTISVQMGLLMGTVYGVHALSSVLKGLTGGLSTILTAGAQAGIAFYGSYVVGKAAERYFAQGASWGDAGAKQVIKNIMADLDKEELMEEAKSSVKDYFRKKS; encoded by the coding sequence ATGATCTGGAACAAAGGGCGAAAAAACTCGTCCGCATCGCCATCGCAGGAAAACAAGGCAACGACGCACCTTGATCAGGCGCGTGATTCGCTTACCGCGCTGCTCAACGATAAGCGTCTGCCGAACGAAGCCAAAGCACGACTGAACGAAGATTATCGCCAGTTGCAGCGCCTGCTCGACAAAATCGAGCAGGGGCACGTTTACGTTGCCGCCTTCGGGCGGGTTAGCGTCGGTAAATCGGCGCTGCTCAATGCACTGGCTGGGCGCGAAGTATTTGCTACTAGCGTCTTGCACGGCGAAACCAAGCACAGTGCGCAAACTTTATGGCAGGAATACGACAGTGGCGGCGTTTATCTGCTTGACACGCCCGGTATTGACGAAGTGGATGGCGTTGAACGCGCCGAAATCGCCCGTCATGTCGCGCAGCAGGCAGATGTGATTGTCTTTGTCGTTGATGGTGATATGACCAATATTGAATATCAGGCATTGTTTGAACTCAACACCCCGTCGCAACCGATGCTTCTGGTGCTCAACAAGGCCGATCGCATTGGCGAAGCCGAAACCGAACGCCTGCTTGAGCATTTGCGTCGCCGCGTTGACGGATTGATTCCTGCTAATCTCGTTCTCCCTGCGAGTGCCGAACCCGACGCGGTACTTGAACTCGTCGAGCAGGAAGACGGCAGCCTCAAGGAAGTACGCGTGCGTCCCGAACCGGATGTTGATGTGGTGCGTGCGGCGCTGTGGAAATTGCTCGAAGCTGACGGCAAAAGTTATGCCGCGCTTAATGCCAGCGTCTTTGCTGATAATCTATCAGCAAAAGTTGGGCGTGAAATCATTGCCGCCAAGCAGGCAGTTGCAGAGCGTATCATTCGTCAGTACGCACTTGGCAAGGCGCTGGGTGTTGCGGTCAACCCAATACCACTGGTTGATTTGCTCGCCATAGCGGCCGATGCGTCGATGGTCGTGCATTTGTCGAAAATCTACGGCATCCCGATGACCCGCCACGAAGCGGGCGAACTCATTCGTACCATCAGCGTGCAAATGGGCTTATTGATGGGCACGGTGTACGGCGTGCATGCCTTGTCATCAGTACTCAAAGGACTGACCGGCGGATTATCAACCATCCTCACCGCAGGCGCTCAAGCTGGTATCGCATTTTACGGTAGTTATGTGGTTGGTAAAGCCGCAGAGCGTTACTTTGCACAAGGTGCATCGTGGGGTGATGCTGGTGCTAAGCAGGTAATTAAAAACATCATGGCTGATCTTGATAAAGAAGAACTGATGGAAGAAGCCAAATCCTCGGTTAAGGATTATTTCCGTAAAAAAAGCTGA
- a CDS encoding GTPase domain-containing protein has translation MADNKSATDAVGLLRKVFILLTVLIVLAVLLLIFQFTDVAFRVWDRLQNTPSGFLAVYGIGVIVIAALGVGLVYRIWTVGRRKPLEKKAKREPLRIEDVQAKLDKAQAQGVDVSAVQADLTQAASDDPPATLEVALFGKISTGKSSLIQTILPDARIDTSIIGGSTTRIERYHYDAGDGLGLTLYDMPGTNQAEVLPSLEEDVLNATRRVHLVVYVLDQDVTASDNQAIARLDEFGKPLIVALNKTGRYEPHEIDKLTSRIKERLPEGVTFVTTDSAHEQHVTIRRKDGTSSIEPRMVGGDIHALLEAFDRLGSRRAELAERQRGALLHLADESLGKRVSVYRRERGEAMVKAYARKAMLGGVAAVGPGTDILIQGYLGVDMMKSLTKLYDVPVKDVDLQMLVESASGKVKSQLTVILALAGNVCKAFPGLGTVLGGASHAVAYGLIFESLGRAALTTLESNSEQFSTGAIMQHFEEQLHHDLEQRAKKLVRIAIAGKQGNDAP, from the coding sequence ATGGCGGATAATAAATCGGCAACAGACGCGGTAGGGCTGTTGCGTAAAGTCTTTATTCTGCTCACGGTACTGATAGTTCTTGCCGTCTTATTGCTGATTTTCCAGTTTACCGACGTTGCGTTCCGCGTTTGGGATCGTCTGCAAAATACACCGAGTGGCTTCCTTGCTGTATATGGTATCGGCGTCATAGTGATTGCAGCGCTCGGTGTTGGGTTGGTATACCGCATCTGGACGGTCGGCAGGCGTAAGCCGCTTGAGAAAAAAGCCAAGCGCGAACCGCTACGCATTGAAGATGTACAAGCAAAGCTCGACAAAGCGCAGGCGCAGGGCGTTGATGTTTCTGCAGTACAAGCCGATCTTACACAAGCCGCCAGTGACGACCCACCCGCAACGCTTGAAGTGGCACTCTTCGGCAAAATCAGCACCGGCAAAAGCTCGTTGATTCAGACCATCCTGCCTGACGCGCGTATCGATACCTCGATTATTGGTGGTTCTACCACGCGTATCGAGCGTTACCACTATGACGCTGGCGACGGTCTCGGGTTAACCCTCTACGACATGCCCGGCACCAATCAAGCGGAAGTACTGCCAAGCCTTGAGGAAGACGTCTTAAACGCCACGCGTCGCGTCCATCTCGTTGTTTATGTTCTCGATCAGGACGTCACCGCCTCGGACAATCAAGCGATTGCCCGGCTCGACGAATTTGGCAAACCCTTGATTGTCGCACTGAACAAAACCGGCCGCTACGAGCCGCACGAAATCGATAAACTGACCAGCCGTATCAAAGAGCGTCTGCCCGAGGGGGTGACCTTCGTCACCACCGATAGCGCGCACGAACAGCATGTCACCATCCGCCGCAAAGATGGCACGAGCAGCATTGAGCCGCGTATGGTCGGCGGCGACATTCACGCCTTGCTCGAAGCGTTTGACCGCCTCGGCAGCCGCCGTGCAGAACTCGCCGAACGCCAGCGCGGGGCGTTATTGCACCTCGCCGACGAATCACTTGGCAAGCGGGTTAGCGTGTATCGTCGCGAACGCGGTGAAGCGATGGTCAAGGCTTATGCGCGCAAGGCGATGCTCGGCGGTGTGGCTGCGGTCGGTCCCGGTACTGACATCCTGATTCAGGGCTACCTCGGCGTCGACATGATGAAATCCCTGACCAAACTCTATGACGTACCGGTTAAGGACGTCGACTTGCAAATGCTGGTCGAATCGGCGAGCGGCAAAGTCAAATCACAACTCACCGTCATACTCGCGCTAGCGGGCAACGTCTGTAAAGCCTTCCCCGGGCTCGGCACCGTACTTGGCGGCGCATCGCACGCCGTTGCCTACGGCCTGATATTTGAAAGTCTCGGCCGCGCCGCGCTGACCACGCTGGAATCGAACAGCGAACAATTCAGTACCGGCGCCATCATGCAGCATTTTGAGGAGCAGCTACACCATGATCTGGAACAAAGGGCGAAAAAACTCGTCCGCATCGCCATCGCAGGAAAACAAGGCAACGACGCACCTTGA
- the tldD gene encoding metalloprotease TldD has protein sequence MSKTWLEDTALSLDDVVAGLRALHFRGIDDGDIFIQRERSESWALSEGKVKHADYSASSGLGVRAICGEQTGFAYADGLGSALLDDACRAARAIARHGQDSGVSVTPQPLAVNARYADVDPLAGLAADEKVHLLQYADQYARSLDAGVVDVSTSLSGSFEEMLVMRLDGHFATDIRPLVRFNVSVVIERNGQRESGYSGGGGRNSYGALFDEAAIRAYVEDAVRQAQINHEAIAAPAGQMPVVLGNGWPGILLHEAVGHGLEGDFNRKGTSVFSGKIGEQVCSPLCTVIDDGTLQGRRGSLSVDDEGTPSGHNVLIENGILRGYMQDRLNARLMRTAPTGNGRRENYAYLPMPRMTNTYLAAGQHSREEMIASVKRGIYAEQFGGGQVDITNGQFVFAATQAYLIENGKVTVPIKGATLIGNGLAAMQAISMVGNDLEFDSGVGVCGKQGQSVPVGVGQPSVKIEELTVGGTAL, from the coding sequence ATGAGCAAAACATGGCTTGAAGACACGGCATTGTCGTTAGATGATGTTGTGGCTGGACTGCGTGCGCTGCATTTTCGCGGTATTGATGATGGCGATATTTTCATCCAACGCGAGCGTAGCGAATCGTGGGCGCTGAGCGAGGGGAAGGTTAAGCACGCCGATTATAGTGCCTCGTCAGGATTGGGCGTGCGCGCTATTTGTGGTGAACAAACCGGCTTTGCCTACGCTGACGGCTTGGGCAGTGCCTTGCTCGACGATGCTTGTCGTGCAGCGCGAGCGATTGCCCGCCACGGTCAGGATAGCGGTGTTTCAGTCACGCCACAGCCACTTGCCGTCAACGCCCGTTATGCAGATGTTGACCCACTTGCTGGATTGGCAGCGGATGAAAAAGTGCACCTGCTGCAATATGCAGATCAGTACGCACGCAGTCTTGATGCTGGCGTGGTTGACGTTAGCACTTCTCTTTCGGGTAGTTTTGAAGAAATGCTGGTTATGCGCCTTGATGGGCATTTTGCGACCGACATCCGTCCACTGGTACGCTTTAACGTCAGCGTGGTTATTGAGCGCAACGGTCAGCGCGAAAGTGGTTACAGTGGCGGCGGTGGGCGCAATAGCTACGGCGCATTATTTGATGAAGCAGCAATTCGTGCCTACGTTGAAGACGCGGTGCGCCAGGCACAAATCAACCACGAAGCGATTGCCGCACCGGCAGGGCAAATGCCGGTCGTACTCGGCAACGGTTGGCCGGGCATCCTGCTGCATGAAGCAGTCGGGCACGGGCTAGAGGGCGATTTCAACCGCAAAGGCACATCCGTATTCAGCGGTAAAATCGGCGAACAAGTCTGCTCACCACTGTGTACCGTCATCGACGACGGCACCTTGCAAGGGCGGCGCGGTTCGCTGTCGGTTGACGACGAAGGAACACCGAGTGGTCACAATGTGCTGATTGAGAACGGCATCCTGCGTGGCTATATGCAAGACCGCCTCAACGCACGCTTGATGCGTACTGCGCCAACCGGCAATGGTCGCCGTGAAAATTATGCTTATCTGCCGATGCCGCGCATGACCAATACTTACCTTGCAGCAGGTCAGCACAGCCGAGAGGAAATGATTGCCAGCGTCAAACGCGGCATCTACGCCGAACAATTTGGCGGCGGACAGGTTGACATCACCAATGGACAATTCGTCTTTGCCGCGACACAAGCGTATCTCATCGAAAACGGCAAAGTAACTGTGCCAATCAAAGGCGCAACCCTGATTGGCAACGGACTCGCTGCGATGCAGGCAATTTCGATGGTCGGCAACGACCTTGAGTTTGACAGTGGCGTCGGCGTGTGTGGCAAACAGGGGCAAAGCGTACCGGTCGGCGTCGGCCAGCCCAGCGTCAAAATTGAAGAACTCACCGTCGGAGGTACTGCACTATGA
- a CDS encoding ATP-dependent DNA helicase, with translation MSKATTALFSESGALASAVQGYQLRPGQQQLAGAIADNLEQGGVLVAEAGTGIGKTFAYLLPALASGQKVLVSTATKNLQEQIFQHDLPLARKVLTSTAKAALLKGRRNYFCHYHFSQLEQSDPADLKEKQYRAAIGKFAERTRDGDLVGLEGVPEDSPILDMVTSTADNCLGRDCDFFEECFVQQARQKAKEADIVVVNHHLLLADFALKSEGFAEILPDIDAFVIDEAHHLPNTAVQFLGKRLSFRQLAIWHKDAEEAVLSEAPDAVEARNSVKALYKAAQDTLLSVNRHGEARFDGAALDELRDFWASLFKLEEALHAAQKALGVQQSRGKLLANVSGRLDEMADTLAAFIARKEKQQVAEAKEVGEEPAVNAVAEARWLDTQSRGFMLCIAPVNAAGRFASWIRQSEASWAFLSATLAVGGQFTHFIRELGLPSDVPTLQLDSPFDYRMQAVLYHPANMPQPNARDYTEAVIDAALPLLKRSRGRAFLLFTSYRALYVAERQLKDSGFNLFVQGKAPKGKLLADFRRAERAVLLGTSSFWEGVDVRGEALVCVVIDKLPFAVPNDPLTRARHQLLEEKGLSPFMHDSLPQAVITLKQGVGRLIRDSRDYGVLMIADPRLSSKGYGKVFLDSLPRMTRTSQFAIVERFFNYHERHDAR, from the coding sequence TTGAGTAAAGCCACTACCGCTCTTTTTTCAGAGAGTGGGGCGCTTGCCAGCGCCGTACAAGGCTATCAACTTCGCCCCGGTCAGCAACAGCTTGCCGGGGCGATTGCTGATAATCTAGAGCAAGGCGGTGTTTTGGTCGCTGAAGCAGGAACTGGTATCGGCAAGACTTTCGCCTATCTTTTACCAGCGCTTGCAAGTGGGCAGAAAGTGCTGGTTTCGACTGCTACCAAAAATCTGCAAGAGCAAATTTTCCAGCATGATTTACCGTTGGCGCGTAAAGTGCTAACCAGCACAGCTAAAGCAGCCTTGCTCAAAGGGCGGCGTAATTATTTCTGCCATTATCATTTCAGCCAGCTTGAGCAAAGCGATCCTGCTGACCTCAAAGAAAAGCAATACCGTGCTGCTATCGGAAAATTTGCTGAACGAACCCGTGATGGTGATTTGGTTGGATTAGAAGGTGTACCAGAGGATTCTCCAATTCTTGATATGGTAACCAGCACCGCTGATAACTGTCTTGGCCGTGACTGTGATTTTTTTGAGGAATGCTTCGTCCAACAGGCGCGACAAAAGGCTAAGGAAGCAGATATTGTCGTCGTCAATCATCACTTGCTACTCGCTGATTTTGCGCTGAAAAGCGAAGGTTTTGCAGAAATTTTGCCTGATATTGACGCATTTGTTATCGATGAAGCGCACCATCTGCCTAATACAGCCGTCCAGTTTCTCGGCAAGCGTCTGTCGTTTCGTCAGCTCGCTATTTGGCACAAAGATGCCGAAGAGGCTGTGCTCAGTGAAGCGCCTGATGCTGTTGAAGCACGCAACTCTGTCAAAGCACTATACAAAGCGGCACAAGATACGCTGCTCAGCGTCAATCGCCATGGGGAAGCACGCTTTGATGGCGCAGCACTTGATGAACTTAGAGATTTTTGGGCGTCACTATTCAAGCTTGAAGAAGCTTTGCACGCAGCACAAAAAGCGCTTGGCGTACAGCAATCACGTGGTAAGCTGCTTGCTAACGTCAGTGGGCGGCTTGATGAAATGGCAGATACGCTCGCTGCATTCATTGCGCGAAAAGAAAAGCAGCAAGTAGCCGAGGCTAAAGAGGTGGGAGAAGAGCCTGCAGTTAATGCAGTTGCTGAAGCCCGCTGGCTTGATACTCAGTCACGTGGTTTCATGCTGTGCATTGCGCCAGTCAATGCAGCAGGGCGCTTTGCCAGCTGGATACGGCAGAGTGAGGCAAGCTGGGCATTTCTTTCAGCGACTCTCGCGGTTGGTGGGCAGTTCACCCACTTCATCCGTGAGCTTGGCTTACCGTCGGACGTACCAACCCTGCAACTTGATAGCCCGTTTGACTACCGTATGCAGGCGGTCCTTTATCATCCCGCCAATATGCCGCAACCTAATGCGCGGGATTATACCGAAGCAGTCATAGATGCAGCGTTGCCGCTGCTTAAACGCAGCCGTGGTCGAGCATTTTTGCTCTTTACTAGCTATCGTGCTTTGTACGTTGCCGAGCGTCAACTCAAAGACAGTGGTTTTAATTTGTTTGTGCAGGGTAAAGCACCGAAAGGCAAGCTGCTTGCCGATTTTCGCCGTGCTGAACGCGCAGTTTTGCTTGGTACATCGAGTTTCTGGGAAGGTGTGGATGTGCGTGGTGAAGCGCTAGTTTGTGTGGTGATAGACAAATTACCTTTTGCTGTGCCCAATGATCCGCTCACTCGTGCACGCCATCAATTGCTCGAAGAAAAGGGGCTGTCACCATTTATGCACGATAGCCTACCGCAAGCTGTGATTACCCTTAAGCAGGGCGTCGGTCGCCTGATCCGCGACAGCCGCGATTATGGCGTGCTGATGATTGCTGATCCACGCTTAAGCAGCAAAGGTTACGGTAAAGTATTTCTTGACAGCCTGCCACGCATGACACGAACCAGCCAATTTGCTATTGTAGAACGCTTTTTTAATTACCATGAACGCCATGATGCCCGATGA
- a CDS encoding tetratricopeptide repeat protein, translated as MKKLWPSVACSAVLLSGCMYGSATAPITALNSNHYQPSRAPVGQIHMTRGQAVAPTPARVAQPVAPQQPVRVAPQQPQQSIEVAAQSPYSQPATVQAASAQPNDDGWSVAPQVTQDNASAEQVNNAQGQQLNQQNSNQAQPVRPVETRPTNTNIAANTATPAPVTNSNDATNDSQAANQSQQVASATPPQRPAAPAEGETPVKALIKKAHAALNKDDRDGAVAYLENAQRIAPQDARILYDIANIRYHQGRYKDAETFAGRAVQVGGDNNIMKKSWALVANARKSLGDNQGAIAAAEKAASLGN; from the coding sequence ATGAAAAAACTATGGCCTAGCGTAGCATGCAGTGCTGTCTTGTTAAGCGGTTGCATGTATGGCAGCGCTACCGCCCCGATTACAGCGCTGAATTCCAATCACTATCAGCCAAGTCGTGCACCAGTAGGGCAAATCCATATGACTCGAGGTCAGGCTGTAGCACCGACCCCGGCCCGTGTTGCACAACCAGTGGCACCACAGCAGCCAGTACGAGTTGCGCCGCAGCAGCCTCAGCAAAGTATAGAAGTAGCGGCACAATCGCCGTATAGCCAGCCAGCGACCGTGCAAGCAGCTTCGGCACAACCCAATGATGATGGCTGGTCAGTTGCACCACAAGTGACTCAGGATAATGCAAGTGCTGAGCAGGTCAATAATGCTCAGGGTCAGCAGCTGAATCAGCAAAACAGCAATCAGGCTCAGCCGGTCCGCCCAGTGGAAACACGGCCAACCAATACAAATATAGCTGCTAATACGGCTACACCCGCCCCTGTTACCAATAGTAATGATGCTACAAATGATAGCCAAGCTGCTAACCAAAGCCAGCAAGTGGCTAGTGCTACTCCACCGCAACGGCCAGCAGCACCAGCGGAAGGTGAGACACCTGTAAAGGCTTTAATTAAAAAAGCACATGCTGCACTTAATAAAGATGATCGAGATGGCGCAGTAGCGTATCTTGAAAATGCACAGCGCATTGCGCCACAGGATGCTAGAATCCTCTATGATATAGCCAATATTCGCTATCACCAAGGTCGTTACAAGGATGCCGAGACTTTTGCAGGTCGAGCCGTGCAAGTCGGTGGTGATAATAATATAATGAAGAAGAGTTGGGCGCTGGTTGCTAATGCTCGCAAGTCGCTTGGAGATAACCAAGGCGCAATTGCAGCAGCAGAAAAAGCGGCATCACTTGGCAATTAA
- a CDS encoding acyl-CoA thioesterase — translation MNTFATTLAVRVGDINYGGHLGHDRLITLLHQARCDFLCALGFSELDCGGAALIMRHLEVDYLAEAFLGDELTFNVWVGALKGTRFTLHYRVSKGEKTVATAGTLMVCFDYQERKVCAVPDATVAKLKEQQHGG, via the coding sequence ATGAATACTTTTGCTACCACGCTTGCCGTCCGAGTCGGCGACATCAACTACGGTGGCCACCTCGGCCACGATCGCCTAATCACCTTATTGCATCAGGCGCGCTGCGACTTCCTTTGTGCGCTCGGCTTTAGCGAACTCGACTGCGGTGGCGCAGCATTGATTATGCGCCATCTCGAAGTTGATTACCTTGCCGAAGCCTTTCTTGGTGACGAACTGACCTTTAACGTCTGGGTAGGAGCGCTGAAAGGCACACGCTTTACCTTGCATTACCGCGTCAGCAAAGGCGAGAAAACTGTTGCTACAGCCGGTACCTTGATGGTCTGCTTTGACTATCAGGAACGCAAGGTCTGTGCGGTACCGGACGCGACAGTGGCCAAACTCAAGGAGCAGCAACATGGCGGATAA
- the mrcB gene encoding penicillin-binding protein 1B yields the protein MLKLIRNTFYLLVAICLFGLVVAVFYAVHLDRQYKLSDEDLGGALWSMPARVYARPLELYRGADVNSEDLTRELEMLEYRKVSEPVAPGTYAVQENKVTFYVLPFIFWDGPRIARKIEVTFEGGKVASLMNLTTLEPEVIEKLNPLKIASIYPKHNEDRILVNLDEVPPVLIDGLIALEDQNFWRHPGIDPKGIVRSIYITFIKKSGYQGASTLTQQFIKNHYLTNEPTLSRKIKEMLMALALETHATKEDILEGYLNEIYLAQDGSRAIHGFGLASEYFFDKKLNELNLHQIATLLALVREPGLADPRLHSEYAFKRRNLILDVLVERGLISEQDAELAKSLPLDVVKVERTRERLRYPAFVEMVFKQLYQHYSQEDLTEEGLNIFTTLDPLAQEDAQNGITEGLPVLEKNKGLKSNFLQSAAVVVNSTNGEILALVGSRNPGEQGFNRALSAKRQIGSLIKPMIYLSALEWPQLYTLATKLDDSPMSYNMGGEIWSPKNYDHRNHGEVLLIDSLVKSYNIPTARLALALGMDDVIGTMKRLGARDDLPTYPSVSLGAVQMTPLEVAQIYETFANGGYYTPLRTIREITTKDGSIIERFPLSNTKAIEPGPYYLINTAMQEIPRRGTARAAYEKIPENMNIAGKTGTTDSYRDSWFAGYTGNILSVVWVGNDQNKSTKLSGGNGALRIWADIMKKLPLKPLNVTKPSGIVDYTIDKQTGQLAGSQCPASRTLTLPFINGSQPTTYTSCINLDTRYTNPNEENLYYEMQSAPIFEGGYGGWTPAPSYDGGNNNQNNGSTNNGNTNGWFGN from the coding sequence GTGCTCAAACTGATTCGTAATACATTCTATTTGCTCGTTGCCATCTGCTTATTTGGCTTAGTCGTCGCAGTATTTTATGCGGTCCACCTTGATCGGCAGTACAAACTATCTGACGAAGACCTCGGTGGTGCATTATGGTCAATGCCGGCACGGGTATACGCGCGGCCACTTGAGCTATATCGAGGTGCTGATGTCAATTCGGAAGATCTGACTCGAGAGCTTGAAATGCTTGAGTATCGTAAAGTCAGTGAGCCTGTCGCACCCGGAACATACGCGGTTCAGGAAAACAAAGTTACATTCTACGTACTGCCGTTTATCTTTTGGGATGGGCCACGCATTGCGCGTAAAATCGAAGTTACTTTTGAGGGCGGGAAAGTAGCCTCATTGATGAACCTGACTACTCTGGAACCAGAAGTCATTGAAAAGCTCAATCCACTTAAAATTGCATCAATCTATCCGAAGCATAATGAAGACCGGATTTTGGTCAACCTCGACGAAGTACCACCAGTTCTGATCGACGGTTTGATTGCTCTAGAAGACCAGAATTTCTGGCGGCATCCGGGTATTGATCCTAAGGGGATCGTTCGCTCTATTTACATTACTTTTATTAAGAAAAGTGGTTATCAAGGGGCAAGTACATTAACCCAGCAGTTCATTAAAAACCATTATTTGACCAACGAACCAACACTGAGCCGTAAAATTAAAGAAATGCTGATGGCTTTAGCGTTGGAGACACACGCTACCAAAGAAGATATTCTCGAAGGCTATCTAAATGAAATTTATTTGGCTCAAGATGGCAGTAGAGCGATCCACGGCTTTGGTCTCGCTAGCGAGTATTTCTTTGATAAGAAACTCAATGAACTTAATTTACATCAAATTGCCACCTTGCTTGCGTTGGTGCGCGAACCAGGGCTTGCAGATCCGCGCTTACATTCTGAATATGCATTTAAGCGCCGTAATTTGATCCTTGATGTATTGGTCGAAAGGGGATTAATTAGTGAGCAAGATGCAGAGTTGGCGAAGTCTTTACCACTGGATGTAGTAAAAGTTGAGCGAACTCGTGAGCGCTTACGTTATCCAGCATTTGTTGAAATGGTCTTTAAACAACTGTATCAGCACTACAGTCAGGAAGATTTAACCGAAGAAGGGCTGAATATCTTTACAACCTTGGATCCACTTGCTCAAGAAGATGCGCAAAATGGCATTACCGAAGGCTTACCGGTGCTTGAGAAAAATAAAGGTCTTAAATCTAATTTCTTGCAAAGCGCAGCTGTAGTCGTAAACAGTACCAATGGAGAGATATTGGCACTGGTTGGTTCGCGAAACCCTGGCGAACAAGGCTTTAACCGTGCATTGTCTGCAAAGCGGCAAATTGGATCATTGATCAAACCGATGATTTACCTCAGTGCATTGGAATGGCCTCAGCTCTATACTTTGGCTACGAAGCTCGATGATAGCCCTATGTCTTATAATATGGGCGGGGAAATTTGGTCTCCAAAAAATTATGACCACCGTAATCACGGTGAAGTATTACTCATCGATTCATTAGTTAAGTCATACAATATTCCAACAGCCAGATTGGCGTTGGCATTGGGTATGGATGATGTGATTGGTACGATGAAGCGCTTGGGTGCGCGTGATGATTTGCCTACCTATCCTTCTGTCTCGCTTGGTGCTGTTCAAATGACTCCTTTGGAAGTCGCACAAATTTATGAAACATTTGCAAATGGCGGGTACTACACGCCTTTGCGCACAATCCGAGAGATTACAACTAAAGATGGCAGCATTATTGAGCGTTTCCCATTGAGCAATACGAAAGCTATCGAGCCTGGTCCGTACTATTTAATTAATACTGCGATGCAGGAAATTCCGCGCCGTGGTACTGCTCGTGCTGCATACGAAAAAATTCCTGAAAATATGAATATTGCTGGTAAAACAGGTACCACCGATAGTTATCGCGATAGCTGGTTTGCTGGATATACAGGAAATATTCTATCCGTGGTTTGGGTCGGTAATGATCAGAACAAATCAACCAAATTAAGTGGTGGCAATGGAGCCCTGCGTATTTGGGCGGACATCATGAAAAAGTTGCCACTTAAGCCGCTTAATGTGACGAAGCCATCCGGTATCGTTGATTACACGATTGACAAGCAAACAGGTCAGCTTGCCGGCAGTCAGTGCCCCGCAAGCCGAACGTTGACACTTCCCTTTATTAACGGATCTCAACCTACTACTTATACGAGCTGCATTAATTTAGATACTCGCTATACAAATCCAAATGAAGAGAATCTGTATTATGAAATGCAGTCTGCGCCTATCTTTGAAGGAGGATATGGTGGTTGGACGCCTGCACCAAGCTATGATGGTGGTAACAATAATCAAAATAATGGCAGTACGAATAATGGTAATACAAATGGCTGGTTTGGCAATTAG
- the tsaB gene encoding tRNA (adenosine(37)-N6)-threonylcarbamoyltransferase complex dimerization subunit type 1 TsaB yields the protein MNAMMPDENATLLAIDTATPSCSIALRHKGVREQQIEHDERKHTQVVLPLTDTLLKAADLTMNDISGIVVSAGPGAFTGLRVGAAVAMGMGCAQDIPLLGISSLALLAASAARQHGNGRVLALLDARMNQVYAGFYHCIDGKISALGDDCLCAPEDIPADWLSSADYLAGPGCVYPFIQQLGKPLQPDALPEAVDAFDLLDHGTWQPAWDGVTLRYLRDEVVQS from the coding sequence ATGAACGCCATGATGCCCGATGAAAATGCGACTTTGCTCGCCATAGACACAGCGACCCCATCTTGCTCGATTGCTCTGCGCCATAAAGGCGTGCGCGAGCAGCAGATTGAGCATGATGAGCGCAAGCATACCCAAGTGGTTTTGCCGCTTACTGACACTTTGCTCAAGGCTGCCGACCTGACCATGAACGATATTAGTGGAATTGTCGTCAGTGCTGGTCCTGGTGCCTTCACCGGTTTGCGCGTTGGCGCAGCTGTGGCGATGGGTATGGGCTGTGCGCAGGACATACCCTTGCTTGGCATATCGAGCCTTGCCTTGCTTGCCGCCAGTGCAGCCCGCCAGCACGGCAACGGCCGCGTACTCGCCTTGCTCGACGCACGAATGAATCAGGTTTATGCTGGTTTTTACCACTGTATTGACGGCAAAATTAGCGCACTCGGTGATGATTGCCTCTGTGCGCCGGAAGACATCCCCGCTGACTGGCTTAGTAGTGCGGACTATCTCGCCGGGCCGGGTTGCGTTTATCCGTTTATACAGCAATTAGGCAAACCCTTGCAGCCAGACGCTTTGCCCGAAGCAGTCGATGCATTTGACCTGCTTGACCACGGAACCTGGCAACCAGCTTGGGATGGCGTTACCCTGCGTTACTTACGCGATGAGGTCGTACAATCATGA